In Halorubellus sp. JP-L1, one DNA window encodes the following:
- a CDS encoding carboxymuconolactone decarboxylase family protein: MVSEHTRSELEEYIGQVPSFIEALPESAADHAWGMMRDLELSETDLPTREKALVGLGAAAAIQCPYCVHFHRAESKMEGVTDDELSEAIGVASTVRYFSTVLHGTEIDMDEFERETAEIVEYVEQQQAAPGDD, encoded by the coding sequence ATGGTATCCGAGCACACACGCAGCGAACTGGAAGAGTACATCGGACAGGTCCCGAGCTTCATCGAGGCGCTCCCCGAGTCGGCGGCGGACCACGCCTGGGGGATGATGCGGGACCTCGAACTGTCCGAGACCGACCTACCGACGCGAGAGAAGGCGCTCGTCGGGCTCGGGGCCGCGGCGGCCATCCAGTGCCCGTACTGCGTCCACTTCCACCGGGCGGAGTCGAAGATGGAGGGCGTGACCGACGACGAGCTCTCTGAAGCGATCGGCGTGGCGAGCACGGTCAGGTACTTCTCGACGGTCCTCCACGGCACCGAGATCGACATGGACGAGTTCGAGCGCGAGACCGCGGAGATCGTCGAGTACGTCGAGCAACAACAGGCAGCACCGGGCGACGACTGA